The DNA segment ATGTTTTCTCTATAACTTATGGATGTATTTTTAGCTGAAATTCCATAAACTGATAATAAAAAATGTGAGAATTCATCATTCATTGTCAGTTAATATCTTTTCTCAGTAATAGTTAATAGTAAACTGATTTTTATTTCATACTTCGAAAGAATTATCTTTAATTTTACCCAAAAATACCATAATTATTATGTCCAGAATACTGCCATACCTCCTGCCCTTTCTGCTACTCTTTTATTCCTGCGGAGGGAGTTCATTCAATTCCAAAAAGTAACCTGCGGAACAAACTGTTATAAATACAGGATCCGTAAATATACTGATGGTAACAGAAAACACAAATCCGGTAAAAGAGGAGCCGAGAGTTGGCGATGATTTTCCCGTTCCCGAACCGATAATCGCCCCCTCTCCCGAAATGATGTACGAAATTCGTTTTTGATTCATTGATCTTTTTATGCACATTTGCATGGTGCGAAATATTAGTTATATAAATTTGTATTTGAACCAACATAAACTCAATTATATTCACGCAGATGAAATCCATGATCATTACTGTTCATCCACTATAATGAGCAAAATATGGATATTTAGCTCTGCTGAGCCGTTACTTGCGGTGAGCCCTTCGGATTTCAGGGTCCATATAATCTTAAAAATAATTTTATACAGATGAAAACACTTAAATTATTCTCCATCGCAATAGGCCTTTTGGCTTCTTTACAGGTGTTTGGACAAATCCAGGAAATACGTCTGTTTTCACATCGTGGCGGACGAATGGAATATGACGAAAACACGATCCTGGCCTTTAAAGCGAGTTATGACGCCGGCTATCACGGATTCGAAACAGATATACGAATGACGAAAGACGGAGAATTGGTGATCATACATGACAGTTCATTGGAACGGACTACCAACGGCAAAGGGACCGTCGAAAATAAAACAAAGACGGAAATCATGCAATTGAAAACAAAACAGGGAAACAAAATCCTGTTTCTTAGTGAATTGCTCGATTTTTTACATGATAAACCGGGTTTATATGTTGAATTTGAGATGAAAACCAATCCGGTATCGCTTTATCCGGAAGACCGTCTTGCAGCATATTGCGACAAACTGTATCATATGGTGATGGAAAAACGACCTGCTGACGCCGTTTATGTATTTACCTCGTCAGATTACCGGGCTTTACGTTACCTTCAATCACGCTATCCCGGCGTTGATTTGCTTCTGATCACTTCGAAGCCCTGTAATGCAGAAACAATAGCTCTTTGTAAAACTGTCGGAATAAAGCGACTGGGTGCAACAATGAACGGAACAAGCCGTGAAAGTGTCCGGAAAGCACATGAGGAAGGGCTGATCGTAAGCCTGTGGCCGGGACATTCGGTTGAAG comes from the Bacteroidales bacterium genome and includes:
- a CDS encoding glycerophosphodiester phosphodiesterase; the protein is MKTLKLFSIAIGLLASLQVFGQIQEIRLFSHRGGRMEYDENTILAFKASYDAGYHGFETDIRMTKDGELVIIHDSSLERTTNGKGTVENKTKTEIMQLKTKQGNKILFLSELLDFLHDKPGLYVEFEMKTNPVSLYPEDRLAAYCDKLYHMVMEKRPADAVYVFTSSDYRALRYLQSRYPGVDLLLITSKPCNAETIALCKTVGIKRLGATMNGTSRESVRKAHEEGLIVSLWPGHSVEDFMLGAYLGCDYMCTDIPVSLKKWIAEKVPWIKVTY